A single region of the Gephyromycinifex aptenodytis genome encodes:
- a CDS encoding glycoside hydrolase family 26 protein: MTAWPPPVGAQPPADHGSAAAVGSEKQPRASAVLQVPPEGMTLVLRGLASVAAGGLPVLPSAVPTFSGGAKTGAGNAVAGAPAPAVGSAGVMSSQNASGLPWRSGVFGHSLERTERFQQVMQRKVDVIGVAPSRGSWASIMDGWWLERAPEGFVGTLDVAVPLWQEDGDLASAAAGEDEQHWEELGRVLHERYPGSTVRIGWEFNLAAWSHHADEANVEQWKSAFRHASIALKRGGPSLLVTWNPNKGRGDSLPEATLAWPGDDVVDIVGLDAYDWWPAYSESTWPQHRDSDQGWAFWVNFARSRGKAFAVPEWGVAPGNDHGGGDNPYYVQTVVDYLAGEHRKDGIVHSVLYFDEPESYIANSMAEGQVPQSAAAYREALNHLAAPGAGAEPGEPGRGGTQQGADAQGGSGQGAERQGGTQQRASQPDADKQGRPWPDQDAASEAGPGHEWSAPHGQEHGPVPG; the protein is encoded by the coding sequence GTGACGGCGTGGCCGCCGCCGGTCGGGGCGCAACCGCCCGCTGACCACGGCAGCGCGGCAGCGGTCGGCTCGGAGAAGCAGCCTCGGGCCAGCGCAGTCCTGCAGGTGCCGCCGGAGGGGATGACCCTGGTGCTGCGCGGGCTGGCGAGTGTGGCCGCCGGCGGCTTGCCGGTGTTGCCTTCGGCGGTACCGACATTTTCCGGTGGCGCGAAAACCGGCGCCGGAAACGCCGTTGCGGGTGCGCCCGCGCCGGCGGTGGGCTCTGCTGGAGTCATGTCTTCGCAGAACGCCTCCGGACTTCCCTGGCGCTCGGGCGTCTTCGGGCACTCGTTGGAGCGCACCGAACGCTTCCAGCAGGTGATGCAACGCAAGGTCGACGTCATCGGGGTGGCACCCTCGCGGGGGTCCTGGGCCAGCATCATGGACGGCTGGTGGCTGGAGCGGGCCCCTGAAGGGTTCGTCGGGACGCTCGATGTGGCGGTCCCGTTGTGGCAGGAGGACGGCGACCTGGCCAGCGCCGCAGCCGGTGAGGATGAGCAGCATTGGGAGGAACTCGGGCGGGTGCTGCACGAGCGCTACCCGGGCAGTACCGTGCGGATCGGGTGGGAGTTCAATCTCGCTGCCTGGTCTCATCACGCTGATGAAGCCAACGTCGAGCAGTGGAAGAGCGCCTTCCGGCACGCCTCGATTGCATTGAAACGGGGCGGGCCCAGTCTGTTGGTGACGTGGAACCCCAACAAAGGGCGGGGCGATTCACTGCCCGAGGCCACCCTTGCCTGGCCCGGAGACGATGTCGTGGACATCGTCGGGCTAGATGCCTACGACTGGTGGCCGGCCTACTCCGAGAGCACCTGGCCGCAGCACCGCGATAGCGATCAAGGCTGGGCGTTCTGGGTGAACTTCGCGCGATCCCGCGGCAAGGCGTTCGCGGTTCCCGAATGGGGCGTCGCGCCGGGTAACGATCACGGTGGTGGGGACAACCCCTACTACGTGCAGACCGTCGTGGACTATCTGGCGGGCGAGCACCGCAAGGACGGGATTGTGCACTCGGTGCTCTACTTCGATGAGCCCGAGTCCTACATCGCCAACAGCATGGCCGAGGGACAGGTGCCCCAGTCAGCAGCGGCCTACCGGGAGGCGCTGAACCACCTTGCCGCACCAGGCGCTGGCGCCGAGCCGGGCGAACCGGGCCGGGGTGGCACCCAGCAGGGTGCTGACGCCCAAGGTGGATCTGGGCAAGGCGCCGAGCGACAAGGCGGCACCCAGCAGCGTGCCAGCCAGCCGGATGCCGACAAGCAAGGCCGACCCTGGCCAGACCAAGATGCCGCATCCGAAGCTGGACCCGGCCACGAATGGTCAGCGCCTCACGGACAAGAACACGGTCCGGTTCCGGGATAG
- a CDS encoding alpha/beta fold hydrolase has translation MVDSVVFLHGLGGSPLSWEAQTAALPANLQANAPWLHGLRPGRSGQNETFTLEAAARQVATTVEFDQGGHAALVGHSLGALVALRCALDRPELVDRLVLLGATADPPRSAMWLQSLLIRLLPKTGSAGWTKNAYALPSRKPDAQACRSTSGMCWPPPWCW, from the coding sequence ATGGTCGACTCGGTTGTTTTCCTCCACGGTCTTGGAGGTTCTCCGCTTTCGTGGGAGGCACAAACTGCTGCGCTGCCCGCGAACCTGCAGGCCAACGCCCCCTGGCTGCACGGGCTGCGACCGGGTCGTTCCGGGCAGAACGAGACGTTCACCTTGGAGGCTGCGGCCCGCCAAGTAGCCACCACCGTGGAATTCGACCAAGGCGGTCACGCCGCACTGGTCGGTCATTCGTTAGGGGCCCTGGTCGCGCTGCGCTGCGCGCTGGATCGCCCTGAGCTGGTCGACCGGCTGGTTCTGCTGGGAGCTACGGCTGATCCCCCGCGCAGCGCCATGTGGTTACAGAGTCTGCTCATCCGGCTGCTGCCCAAGACCGGCTCGGCGGGCTGGACAAAGAACGCCTACGCGCTGCCGTCGAGGAAGCCGGACGCGCAGGCCTGCAGGAGCACCTCGGGGATGTGCTGGCCCCCACCTTGGTGTTGGTAG
- a CDS encoding alpha/beta fold hydrolase, with product MLAPTLVLVGSKDRANLAAGRALAEGIPGARYEVVPEAGPLLMRDQPETVNRLLYDFLA from the coding sequence GTGCTGGCCCCCACCTTGGTGTTGGTAGGTAGCAAGGACCGGGCCAACCTGGCCGCTGGACGTGCCTTGGCCGAAGGTATCCCCGGCGCCCGGTACGAGGTGGTTCCCGAAGCCGGGCCACTGCTGATGCGCGACCAGCCCGAGACTGTGAATCGCCTCCTCTACGACTTCCTCGCCTGA
- a CDS encoding site-specific DNA-methyltransferase, which yields MAPARRQDLTYRANVGVGRHGWLRLTPAYGVRLVRERLAGLPAGSVVTDPFSGTGTTPLAAAELGHRGQSIDLNPFLIWLGRTKTRDYSPAQLTATQSACAAVIAAARAATDQAPWLPALHRIEKWWSPQALRALGLLRAAIEARSAAAGAGGAPHHARAEAAEFEKAVEPAEIALLRLGLCRTLITCSNAAFNHQSMSFRDAQQWEFDAVLELFTTELETLISSAAEPLPGSAIIRAGDSREVPSDLEPADLVLTSPPYVNRMSYIRELRPYMYWLGYLDAPSDAGALDWEAIGGTWGVATSRLTSWQAQGSTPVEAELDQVCARIAADGGRSGPVLATYVRKYHHDMWAHFTGLERVLRPQGRVCYIIGNSTFYDHEVPAQRWFAAMLQALDYQDVQCCVIRKRNSNKALFEYAVTAQARKS from the coding sequence GTGGCCCCGGCGCGGCGGCAGGACCTGACCTACCGGGCCAACGTGGGTGTCGGGCGTCACGGGTGGCTGCGACTGACGCCGGCCTACGGGGTGCGTCTGGTCCGCGAACGCCTGGCTGGACTCCCGGCAGGATCGGTGGTCACAGACCCCTTCTCCGGAACCGGCACGACACCGTTGGCAGCAGCCGAGCTGGGACACCGGGGACAGAGCATCGACCTCAACCCCTTTCTCATCTGGCTCGGGCGTACCAAGACCCGCGACTACTCCCCGGCGCAGTTGACCGCCACGCAGTCGGCATGCGCGGCCGTCATCGCCGCAGCGCGAGCCGCGACAGATCAGGCTCCGTGGCTTCCGGCCCTGCACCGGATCGAGAAGTGGTGGAGTCCGCAGGCGCTACGGGCTCTCGGGCTGCTGCGGGCGGCTATCGAAGCGCGATCCGCCGCAGCTGGTGCCGGGGGCGCGCCCCATCACGCCCGCGCTGAAGCCGCCGAATTCGAGAAGGCTGTTGAACCCGCTGAGATCGCCTTGCTGCGGCTGGGGCTCTGCCGCACCCTCATCACCTGCAGCAACGCTGCCTTCAACCACCAGAGCATGTCCTTTCGCGACGCGCAGCAGTGGGAGTTCGACGCTGTTCTGGAGCTCTTCACCACTGAGCTGGAGACACTTATCAGCAGCGCCGCCGAACCGCTGCCGGGCTCGGCCATCATCCGGGCGGGGGATTCCCGAGAGGTGCCCAGCGACCTGGAGCCGGCAGACCTGGTGCTGACCTCCCCGCCTTACGTCAACCGAATGTCCTACATCCGTGAGTTGCGTCCGTACATGTACTGGTTGGGCTACCTGGATGCACCCAGCGACGCCGGTGCCCTGGACTGGGAAGCGATCGGCGGCACTTGGGGAGTGGCCACCAGCAGGTTGACCTCCTGGCAGGCGCAGGGCAGCACTCCCGTCGAGGCGGAACTGGACCAGGTGTGCGCTCGAATCGCTGCTGACGGTGGGCGCAGCGGGCCGGTCCTGGCCACCTATGTGCGCAAGTACCACCACGACATGTGGGCGCACTTCACCGGGCTGGAGCGAGTCCTGCGCCCGCAGGGCCGGGTTTGCTACATCATCGGCAACTCGACCTTCTACGATCACGAGGTCCCGGCACAGCGCTGGTTTGCGGCGATGCTGCAGGCGCTGGACTACCAGGATGTGCAGTGTTGTGTCATCCGCAAACGCAACTCCAACAAGGCGCTCTTCGAATACGCCGTGACGGCTCAGGCGAGGAAGTCGTAG